A single genomic interval of Primulina huaijiensis isolate GDHJ02 chromosome 7, ASM1229523v2, whole genome shotgun sequence harbors:
- the LOC140980087 gene encoding non-specific lipid transfer protein GPI-anchored 7 isoform X1: protein MATNTTTTAVVLTVALLVIATSQMAEGQSTDCVSKLVQCAQYLNTTGQPGSDCCTAIKSVVENELDCLCKIYNQPGGLGAYGIDVNQALALPKRCGLPNDVSTCKAFAPGSSIVPPPPGAPDKGNAVDRISWIGMPALLLISTTIFLS, encoded by the exons ATGGCAACAAATACCACCACGACTGCGGTAGTTTTGACGGTGGCGCTGCTGGTGATCGCCACCAGCCAAATGGCGGAGGGTCAGTCGACGGACTGCGTATCTAAGCTGGTGCAGTGTGCACAGTACCTGAACACCACAGGCCAGCCGGGGTCAGACTGCTGCACCGCCATCAAATCCGTGGTGGAAAATGAGCTTGATTGCCTGTGCAAGATTTATAATCAGCCAGGTGGGTTGGGTGCTTATGGGATTGATGTCAATCAAGCACTAGCGCTTCCCAAACGCTGTGGTCTCCCTAATGACGTCAGCACCTGCAAAG CTTTTGCTCCAGGCTCTTCGATTGTTCCTCCTCCTCCAG GGGCACCAGATAAGGGGAATGCCGTGGACAGAATTTCATGGATTGGAATGCCAGCCTTACTCTTGATTTCGACTACTATATTTCTCTCTTGA
- the LOC140980087 gene encoding non-specific lipid transfer protein GPI-anchored 7 isoform X2: MATNTTTTAVVLTVALLVIATSQMAEGQSTDCVSKLVQCAQYLNTTGQPGSDCCTAIKSVVENELDCLCKIYNQPGGLGAYGIDVNQALALPKRCGLPNDVSTCKAFAPGSSIVPPPPDKGNAVDRISWIGMPALLLISTTIFLS; the protein is encoded by the exons ATGGCAACAAATACCACCACGACTGCGGTAGTTTTGACGGTGGCGCTGCTGGTGATCGCCACCAGCCAAATGGCGGAGGGTCAGTCGACGGACTGCGTATCTAAGCTGGTGCAGTGTGCACAGTACCTGAACACCACAGGCCAGCCGGGGTCAGACTGCTGCACCGCCATCAAATCCGTGGTGGAAAATGAGCTTGATTGCCTGTGCAAGATTTATAATCAGCCAGGTGGGTTGGGTGCTTATGGGATTGATGTCAATCAAGCACTAGCGCTTCCCAAACGCTGTGGTCTCCCTAATGACGTCAGCACCTGCAAAG CTTTTGCTCCAGGCTCTTCGATTGTTCCTCCTCCTCCAG ATAAGGGGAATGCCGTGGACAGAATTTCATGGATTGGAATGCCAGCCTTACTCTTGATTTCGACTACTATATTTCTCTCTTGA
- the LOC140981118 gene encoding MYB-like transcription factor ODO1, producing MGRQPCCDKAGVKKGPWTAEEDNKLINFILTKGQCCWRAVPKLAGLRRCGKSCRLRWTNYLRPDLKRGLLTPAEEQLVIDLHARLGNRWSKIAARLPGRTDNEIKNHWNTHIKKKLLKMEIDPVTHEPLVQQPKPNTNETTNSPSNESDNFPKPAKNKSPECTGNLEENPFSPHENCSSDESILHEKFLYENDPLIACLFGGEKCSSDESILHEDSLYENDPLIACLFGDDPPQVEVPPDFPCLDEEVNNIFLQTWDDTCSWLLDCQDFGVHDFGFDCFSDMETEKALGMGGNEGKSMIL from the exons ATGGGAAGACAACCGTGTTGCGACAAAGCTGGGGTGAAGAAAGGACCATGGACGGCGGAGGAAGATAATAAACTTATCAATTTTATCTTGACAAAAGGCCAATGCTGCTGGCGGGCAGTCCCCAAACTGGCGGGCCTCCGCCGCTGTGGCAAGAGTTGCCGCCTCCGTTGGACGAATTATCTCCGCCCTGACTTGAAGAGAGGCCTTCTCACTCCGGCAGAGGAGCAGTTGGTCATTGATCTTCACGCGCGGCTCGGCAACAG GTGGTCCAAAATTGCAGCAAGATTGCCAGGTAGGACTGATAATGAGATTAAAAACCATTGGAACACCCATATCAAGAAAAAGTTACTGAAAATGGAAATTGATCCTGTCACACATGAACCCCTAGTCCAACAGCCAAAGCCAAACACCAACGAAACTACAAATTCACCGTCCAATGAATCAGATAATTTCCCGAAACCAGCCAAAAATAAATCCCCAGAATGCACCGGAAACTTAGAAGAAAACCCGTTTTCGCCACATGAGAATTGTTCGTCCGATGAATCGATTTTACACGAAAAATTTTTGTACGAAAACGACCCTTTGATCGCTTGCCTGTTTGGGGGTGAGAAATGCTCGTCCGATGAATCGATCTTACACGAAGACAGTTTGTACGAAAACGACCCTTTGATCGCTTGCCTGTTTGGGGATGATCCGCCTCAAGTCGAGGTTCCACCGGATTTCCCATGTTTGGACGAAGAGGTGAACAACATTTTCTTGCAAACTTGGGACGATACATGCTCGTGGCTATTGGATTGTCAAGATTTCGGGGTTCATGATTTTGGATTCGATTGTTTCAGTGACATGGAAACTGAAAAGGCCTTAGGTATGGGGGGAAATGAGGGGAAATCAATGatactataa